A genomic window from Lotus japonicus ecotype B-129 chromosome 1, LjGifu_v1.2 includes:
- the LOC130728393 gene encoding uncharacterized protein LOC130728393 has product MDHNNHHFNTQNSSNYPSNNQNLNNYPDPNHFPNQRHQNPNIYQDPNQYWSNQHPNQFSYPRPQNLNNYQHSNQFSYPCPQNLNNFATNSNQSSFHPSMRYPSQTPPSSGHMPMVNENFPGVDAPEFPEFSTQMSFGGMTAADHTTPNQEDTTPKSKKTQSPAWNTTQNLVLISGWINCGTSSVVGKNQRGETFWRDIAEYCNEHCSFDPPRDGNACRNCNTPISVANRWNYMNKILGKWIGAYDAAKRQQASGWSDNDVLAKAQELFACGKNVQFTLMEEWKQLRDLPRFCSHVGGNSGSASSGTKRAHDSDACDSTSIGSIPRPIGREAAKRKNKKKKTNQLMKTNLYIKLASEENLNDHKKELLKKLSPYLQNSEFEEAFIRNQVREHQNKLLEDRAPRSRKYVRRDHAAANRRLIEDYFANEPTYDDTMFRRRYRMQKHVFLRIVADLSSSDNYFTQRVDAAYKEGISPLAKCTTAMRMLAYGVAADAVDEYIKIEGTTTLECLRRFCKGIIRLYEHEYLRAPTEADLQKILHVSEMRGFPGMIGSIDCMHWEWKNCPKAWEGQFTRGDKGTTTVILEAVGKAPNVNFFVNQRPYNMAYYLADGIYPSYPTFVKSIRLPQSEPDKLFAQVQEGCRKDIERAFGVLQARFKIIREPARLWDIADLGIIMRSCIILHNMIVEDERDTYAQRWTDFEQSGEGGSSTPQPYSTEVLPAFANHVRARSELRDSNVHHELQADLVKHIWTKFANAS; this is encoded by the exons atggatcacaacaatcaccatttcaacacccagaattcatcTAACTACCCATCTAACAACCAAAATCTCAACaattatccagatccaaatcattttcccaaccaacgtcatcaaaatcccaacatttatcaagatccaaatcaatattgGTCTAACCAAC atccaaatcaattttcctacccacgtcctcaaaatctcaacaattatcaacattcgaatcaattttcctacccatgtcctcaaaatctcaacaatttTGCAACAAATTCCAACCAGTCATCCTTTCATCCCTCTATGAgatatccatctcaaacaccccCGTCTAGTGGTCATATGCCAATGGTGAATGAAAATTTTCCAGGTGTTGATGCACCCGAATTTcccgaattttcaacacaaatgagTTTTGGTGGCATGACAGCTGCTGATCATACCACTCCAAATCAAGAGGATACAACTCCTAAGAGCAAGAAAACCCAGTCACCAGCATGGAACACTACACAAAATTTGgtgttaattagtgggtggattaactgtggaacaagtagtgttgtggggaaaaaccagagaggagaaacattttggagagatattgctgagtattgtaatgagcattgctcattcgatcctccgcgtgaTGGAAATGCATGTcgaaactgtaacaccccgatttcggtggc aaaccgctggaattatatgaacaaaatactgggtaagtggattggcgcttatgatgccGCTAAGCGTCAGCAAgcaagcggttggtcggataatgatgttttggcaaaagcgcaggaattattcgcctgtgggaagaatgttcaatttactttgatggaagaatggaaGCAACTCCGTGATCTgccacgtttttgtagtcatGTAGGAGGAAATAGTGGCTCAGCAAGTAGTGGAACTAAGAGAGCTCACGATAGTGATGCATGTGACTCAAcctctataggatcaattcctcgtccaatcggtagggaggcagctaaaagaaagaataaaaagaaaa agactaaccaattgatgaaaaccaatttgtatATAAAGCTAGCTTCCGAAGAGAACCTCAATGACCAtaagaaagagctgttgaagAAGTTGTCCC cataccttcaaaattctgaaTTTGAAGAAGCTTTTATACGCAACCAAGTTAGGGAGCATCAAAACAAATTATTGGAAGATAGGGCACCTCGTAGCAGAAAATATGTCCGTAGAGATCATGCAGCGGCAAACCGAAGGCTAATTGaggactactttgccaatgagcctacatacgacgatacaatgtttcgtcgtcggtatcggatgcaaaaacatgttttccttcgaatcgttgcagacctttcaagtagtgataactacttcacccagcgagttGATGCAGCCTATAAAGAAGGAATATCACCCTTGGCAAAATGTACaacagcaatgcgaatgttagcatatggtgtggcagcagatgcagtcgatgagtacatcaaaatcgAAGGTACTACAAcactggagtgtttacgtagattctgtaaaggaatcatacgattgtatgagcacgaGTACCTTAGAGCACCAACCGAAGCTGACCTGCAAAAAATACTACATGTTAGTGAAATgagggggttcccaggcatgatcgggagtattgactgcatgcactgggagtggaaaaattgtccgaaagcatgggaaggtcaatttactagaggggataagggaaccacaacgGTTATTCTTGAGGCAGTT ggaaaggctccaaatgtgaatttctttgtgaatcaacgtccctataatatggcatactatctagctgatggtatctacccttcttatccaactttcgtcaaatcgattagacttcctcaaagtgaacccgacaagttgtttgcacaagttcaggagggatgtcgaaaggacatcgaacgtgcatttggagttcttcaagctcgttttaaaatcatccgtgaaccagctcgtttgtgggacatagctgatttgggtatcattatgaggtcatgcatcatattacataatatgattgttgaggatgaacgagatacatatgctcaacgttggaccgattttgagcaatctggggaaggtggatctagtacaccgcaaccatactcgaccgaggtgttacccgcttttgcaaatcatgtgcgtgctagatccgagttgcgtgattcgaacgttcatcacgaactgcaagcagatctagtgaagcacatatggacaaagtttgcaaatgcttcgtga
- the LOC130714806 gene encoding probable purine permease 11, whose translation HEASTSSASPPSIKVLVLIYFVLRVLIVADNMIYSTGLLYLSTSTYSLICPSQIAFNVVFSYFINSQKFTTLIINSTVVLTSFASLLVTDEDLDEPSSLSKGKYIVGCLVTLGASALYSLILSLMQLSFEKVLEKETFVVVLEMQIYTSLVATCACIIGLFASGEWRGLHGEMKGFHKGEAYYTWTLVWTAIAWQVCSVGAVGLTFSVFSLPIQIT comes from the coding sequence CACGAGGCTTCAACTTCTTCGGCTTCTCCGCCTTCCATCAAAGTTCTTGTTTTGATATATTTTGTTCTCAGAGTCCTAATTGTTGCTGACAACATGATATATTCCACTGGACTCTTATACCTCTCTACTTCTACGTATTCACTGATTTGTCCTTCCCAGATAGCTTTCAATGTTGTTTTCTCCTATTTCATCAATTCTCAGAAGTTCACTACTTTGATTATAAACTCTACGGTGGTTCTCACTTCATTTGCTTCCCTACTTGTTACTGATGAAGACTTAGATGAACCATCTAGTTTATCCAAAGGGAAATACATTGTTGGTTGCCTTGTTACCCTTGGAGCTTCTGCACTTTACTCTCTTATACTTTCCCTGATGCAACTGTCCTTTGAGAAGGTTCTGGAAAAGGAaacatttgttgttgttttggaaATGCAAATATACACATCGCTCGTCGCTACTTGTGCTTGCATAATAGGTCTATTTGCGAGTGGGGAATGGCGCGGTTTGCACGGAGAAATGAAGGGTTTTCACAAGGGAGAAGCTTATTATACGTGGACTTTGGTGTGGACCGCAATAGCCTGGCAGGTTTGTTCTGTTGGTGCTGTTGGCTTGACTTTCTCTGTTTTTTCCCTCCCAATCCAAATAACATGA
- the LOC130728394 gene encoding acyl carrier protein 1, mitochondrial — protein sequence MALRAAILRHIRLPLQAAAATPKLQLWHTSIRSMSSHDDHITKEEVIERVLAVVKDFPKVDPSKVTPDVHFQKDLGLDSLDNVEIVMALEEEFKLEIPDQEADKIDSCHLAIEYISHHPMSS from the exons ATGGCACTGAGAGCAGCCATACTCCGCCACATTCGTCTGCCACTCCAAGCCGCCGCCGCCACTCCGAAACTGCAGCTATGGCATACTTCCATCCGCTCCATGTCCTCACACGACGATCACATCACCAAAGAAGAGGTCATCGAGAGAGTCCTTGCTGTCGTCAAAGATTTCCCCAAAGTCGATCCTTCCAAG GTGACCCCAGATGTACATTTCCAGAAGGATTTAGGTTTGGATAGCTTGGACAATGTGGAAATTGTAATGGCACTAGAAGAGGAGTTCAAGTTGGAGATCCCTGACCAGGAAGCTGATAAAATTGACTCTTGTCATCTTGCTATTGAGTATATCTCTCATCATCCCATGTCTAGTTAA